From a single Vibrio toranzoniae genomic region:
- a CDS encoding UDP-glucose--hexose-1-phosphate uridylyltransferase → MSKVEFNPVDHPHRRYNPLTGQWILVSPHRAKRPWSGQDEKPSTEQLPEYEKECFLCPTNTRISGDENPDYEGTYVFSNDFAALMPDSPDAPESDNPLFKTQGVRGLSRVICFSPDHSKTLPELPVNKIRGVIETWNEQIEELGKDYLWVQAFENKGETMGCSQPHPHGQIWANSFLPNEIERKEKLLKEYFEQQGSNLLVDYVEAEMKDGSRTVVETEHWIAVVPYWAAWPFETMLLPKTHIRRMSELTDEQRDDLALAIKKLTSRYDNLFQCSFPYSMGWHYAPFFEEGTDIDHWQLHALFYPPLLRSASVRKFMVGYEMLAESQRDLTAEQAAQRLRDLSDVHYKEQ, encoded by the coding sequence ATGTCAAAAGTTGAATTTAACCCAGTAGACCACCCGCATCGTCGTTATAACCCACTAACGGGTCAGTGGATCTTAGTATCACCGCACCGCGCTAAACGCCCGTGGAGTGGTCAAGACGAGAAGCCATCGACTGAACAACTTCCTGAGTACGAGAAAGAGTGTTTCTTGTGCCCGACCAACACACGTATCTCGGGTGACGAAAACCCAGATTACGAAGGTACTTATGTGTTCAGTAATGATTTCGCGGCGTTGATGCCTGATTCGCCTGACGCTCCAGAGTCTGACAACCCTCTATTTAAGACTCAAGGTGTTCGTGGGTTGAGCCGCGTTATCTGTTTCTCTCCAGACCACAGCAAAACGTTGCCAGAGTTACCGGTGAACAAAATCCGTGGTGTGATTGAAACCTGGAATGAACAGATTGAAGAGCTTGGTAAAGACTACCTATGGGTTCAAGCGTTTGAAAACAAAGGCGAGACCATGGGCTGTTCTCAGCCTCACCCACACGGTCAAATTTGGGCGAACAGCTTTTTGCCAAACGAGATTGAACGTAAAGAAAAGCTGCTAAAAGAATACTTCGAACAACAAGGCTCAAACCTATTAGTGGATTACGTTGAAGCTGAAATGAAAGACGGCTCACGCACTGTGGTTGAAACGGAACATTGGATTGCCGTAGTGCCTTACTGGGCGGCGTGGCCATTCGAAACTATGTTGCTGCCAAAAACGCACATTCGCCGTATGAGTGAACTGACTGACGAACAACGTGATGACTTGGCACTTGCGATCAAGAAACTGACTAGCCGCTACGACAACTTGTTCCAATGTTCATTCCCATACTCGATGGGTTGGCACTATGCGCCGTTTTTTGAAGAAGGCACCGACATCGACCATTGGCAACTGCACGCGCTTTTCTACCCGCCACTACTACGTAGCGCATCGGTTCGTAAGTTCATGGTGGGCTACGAAATGTTGGCGGAATCGCAACGTGATTTGACCGCAGAACAAGCAGCGCAACGTCTTCGCGATTTGAGTGACGTTCACTACAAAGAGCAGTAA